In Garra rufa chromosome 15, GarRuf1.0, whole genome shotgun sequence, a single genomic region encodes these proteins:
- the myl2b gene encoding myosin, light chain 2b, regulatory, cardiac, slow codes for MAPKKAKKRAEGANSNVFSMFEQAQIQEFKEAFTIMDQNRDGFIDKNDLRDTFAALGRLNVKQEELDEMLKEAPGPINFTVFLTMFGEKLKGADAEETILNAFKVFDPEGKGTLRKDFLARMLTTQADRFSPEEMEQMFSAFPPDGAGNLDYKNLVYIITHGEEKDQE; via the exons ATG GCCCCCAAAAAGGCAAAGAAGCGGGCAGAAGGAGCCAATTCAAATGTCTTCTCCATGTTTGAACAAGCACAGATCCAGGAGTTCAAAGAG GCTTTCACAATCATGGACCAGAACAGAGACGGCTTTATCGACAAGAATGACCTGAGGGATACGTTCGCAGCTTTAG GCCGACTGAACGTCAAACAAGAGGAGCTCGACGAGATGCTTAAGGAGGCTCCAGGACCCATTAATTTCACCGTCTTCCTCACCATGTTTGGGGAGAAGCTTAAAG GTGCCGATGCAGAGGAGACCATCCTGAATGCCTTTAAAGTGTTCGACCCAGAGGGAAAGGGGACCTTGAGAAAGGATTT CTTGGCACGGATGTTGACAACGCAAGCGGACCGATTTTCTCCCGAAGAG ATGGAGCAGATGTTTAGTGCTTTTCCTCCAGACGGTGCGGGTAATCTGGACTATAAGAATCTGGTGTACATCATCACACATGGGGAGGAGAAGGACCAGGAGTGA